One part of the Streptomyces sp. NBC_00286 genome encodes these proteins:
- the hisG gene encoding ATP phosphoribosyltransferase, translated as MLRIAVPNKGSLSGPAAEMLHEAGYQQRRESKELRIVDPENDVEFFYLRPRDIAIYVSSGQLDIGITGRDLLIDSGADAEEILPLGFARSTFRYATKPGTANGVTDLNGMTVATSYEGIVAKHLADNGIDASVVHLDGAVETAIELGVAEVIADVVETGTSLRNAGLAVIGEPIMKSEAVVIRRTGTDGEEPKVQQFLRRLQGVLVARTYVMMDYDCRVEELEKAVALTPGLESPTVSPLHNEGWVAVRAMVPAKEAQRIMDDLYDIGARAILTTAIHACRL; from the coding sequence ATGCTGCGCATCGCCGTCCCCAACAAGGGTTCCCTGTCAGGCCCTGCGGCGGAGATGCTGCATGAGGCCGGCTACCAGCAGCGCCGGGAGTCCAAAGAACTGCGGATCGTCGACCCTGAGAACGACGTCGAGTTCTTCTACCTCCGCCCCCGCGACATCGCGATCTACGTCTCCTCCGGGCAGCTCGACATCGGCATCACCGGCCGCGACCTGCTCATCGACTCCGGCGCCGACGCCGAGGAGATCCTGCCGCTCGGCTTCGCCCGCTCCACATTCCGCTACGCCACAAAGCCCGGCACGGCGAACGGCGTCACCGACCTGAACGGCATGACGGTCGCCACCTCGTACGAGGGCATCGTCGCCAAGCACCTCGCCGACAACGGCATCGACGCCTCCGTCGTCCACCTCGACGGCGCCGTCGAGACCGCGATCGAGCTGGGCGTCGCCGAGGTCATCGCGGACGTCGTCGAGACCGGTACCTCGCTGCGCAACGCGGGCCTCGCGGTCATCGGCGAGCCCATCATGAAGTCCGAGGCCGTCGTCATCCGCCGTACGGGGACGGACGGCGAGGAGCCGAAGGTGCAGCAGTTCCTGCGCCGTCTCCAGGGCGTCCTGGTCGCGCGGACGTACGTGATGATGGACTACGACTGCCGCGTCGAGGAGCTGGAGAAGGCCGTGGCCCTCACGCCCGGGCTGGAGTCGCCGACGGTGTCGCCGCTGCACAACGAGGGCTGGGTCGCCGTCCGGGCGATGGTTCCGGCCAAGGAAGCCCAGCGGATCATGGACGACCTGTACGACATCGGCGCCCGGGCCATCCTGACCACGGCCATCCACGCCTGCCGTCTCTGA
- a CDS encoding PH domain-containing protein — translation MSDLPTLPVTFRPGRTRAVLLTAGATIFVVITTVAMLLEKLSPGERLSFVFTGALLCGVLVLLSRPKVVADESGVTVVNIASRRHLAWAEILQVNLRPGDPWVFLNLSDGTSLPALGIQPGIAKQRAIRDARTLRALAEAQAIGEIDEPHDEPGDGRSGEHHG, via the coding sequence ATGTCGGATCTGCCCACCCTGCCCGTCACCTTCAGGCCGGGACGCACCCGTGCCGTCCTGCTGACCGCCGGTGCCACGATCTTCGTGGTCATCACGACGGTCGCGATGCTGCTGGAGAAGCTCAGCCCGGGCGAGCGCCTCAGCTTCGTCTTCACCGGGGCACTGCTCTGCGGGGTCCTCGTCCTGCTCTCACGGCCGAAAGTCGTCGCCGACGAGTCCGGGGTCACCGTCGTCAACATCGCCAGCCGACGGCACCTTGCCTGGGCGGAGATTCTGCAGGTCAACCTGCGTCCCGGCGACCCGTGGGTGTTCCTGAACCTCAGCGACGGCACCAGCCTGCCCGCGCTCGGTATCCAGCCGGGCATCGCGAAGCAGCGGGCGATCAGGGACGCCCGTACGCTGCGGGCGCTGGCCGAGGCCCAGGCGATCGGCGAGATCGACGAACCGCACGACGAACCGGGCGACGGCCGCTCCGGCGAACATCACGGCTGA
- a CDS encoding hemolysin family protein: MTIPLLLLAAAFLLILANGFFVAAEFGLVTVERPDAEKAAAEGDRRAHRVVESLKELSFQLSGTQLGITITSLVVGMLAEPALAELLGGPFTSVGIPEGAVPGVSVIVGMLLASAVQMVIGELVPKNWAVSRPMQVARFVAGPQHLFARLFRPVIAGLNAVANRLVRVFGVEPTVELASARTPGELISLARHSARAGALEQDTADLFVRTISLADLTAQHVMTPRVKVSALQSSATAEDVVNLTRATGLSRFPVYRERIDEIVGMVHLKDALAVPTHDRLRTPVARIAQAPLLVPETLPVKPLLERLRSEQPIAVVVDEYGGTAGVVTLEDIVEELVGEVRDEHDGHDLPELAVAPSEDGRPAWDADGSCRVDVLQRIGLDVPEGPYETVAGLVADLLGRIPAPGDKAELPGWRLSVRQVGHYRAERVRLVKTADAVVEAVR; encoded by the coding sequence ATGACCATCCCCCTGCTGCTCCTTGCGGCGGCGTTCCTGCTGATCCTCGCCAACGGCTTCTTCGTGGCGGCCGAGTTCGGCCTCGTCACGGTGGAGCGCCCCGACGCCGAGAAGGCCGCGGCAGAGGGTGACCGACGGGCCCACCGGGTCGTCGAGTCCCTCAAGGAGCTGTCCTTCCAGCTCTCCGGCACCCAGCTCGGCATCACCATCACCTCCCTCGTCGTCGGCATGCTCGCCGAACCGGCGCTCGCCGAGCTGCTGGGCGGCCCGTTCACCTCGGTCGGCATCCCCGAAGGCGCCGTACCCGGCGTCTCCGTGATCGTCGGCATGCTGCTGGCCTCGGCCGTGCAGATGGTGATCGGCGAGCTCGTGCCCAAGAACTGGGCGGTGTCCAGGCCGATGCAGGTCGCGCGCTTCGTCGCGGGACCTCAGCACCTGTTCGCCCGTCTGTTCAGGCCGGTGATCGCCGGCCTGAACGCCGTCGCCAACCGGCTCGTCCGTGTCTTCGGCGTTGAGCCGACCGTGGAGCTGGCCTCCGCCCGCACCCCCGGCGAACTCATCTCCCTGGCCCGGCACTCCGCCCGGGCCGGCGCTCTGGAACAGGACACCGCCGACCTCTTCGTCCGCACCATCTCGCTGGCCGATCTCACCGCGCAGCACGTCATGACGCCGCGCGTGAAGGTCAGCGCCCTGCAGTCCTCCGCGACCGCCGAGGACGTCGTCAACCTCACCCGCGCCACCGGCCTGTCCCGCTTCCCCGTCTACCGGGAGCGCATCGACGAAATCGTCGGCATGGTGCACCTCAAGGACGCCCTCGCGGTGCCCACGCACGACCGGCTGCGCACGCCCGTCGCCCGGATTGCGCAGGCCCCGCTGCTCGTCCCGGAGACATTGCCGGTCAAGCCCCTCCTGGAGCGGCTGCGCAGCGAGCAGCCCATCGCGGTCGTCGTCGACGAGTACGGCGGCACGGCCGGAGTCGTGACCCTTGAGGACATCGTCGAGGAACTCGTCGGCGAGGTCCGCGACGAGCACGACGGTCACGATCTGCCCGAGCTCGCCGTGGCCCCGTCCGAGGACGGCCGCCCGGCCTGGGACGCCGACGGCAGCTGCCGCGTCGACGTCCTCCAGCGCATCGGCCTCGATGTGCCCGAGGGTCCGTACGAGACGGTCGCCGGCCTCGTCGCCGATCTGCTCGGCCGCATCCCGGCCCCCGGCGACAAGGCCGAACTCCCGGGCTGGCGCCTGTCGGTGCGGCAGGTCGGGCACTACCGGGCCGAGCGGGTACGTCTGGTCAAGACCGCGGACGCCGTGGTGGAGGCCGTCCGATGA
- a CDS encoding hemolysin family protein, whose product MSMLQLLFAALLVLANGFFVGAEFALVSVRRSQIEPLGTARARQVMYGLENLPQMMAAAQFGITVCSLTLGAVAEPTVAHLLEPVFHAVHLPEGAIHPLGYVLALAVVVFLHLVVGEMLPKNLAMAAPEKTALWLSPGLVAFARLCKPVTSGLGACSRLILRLFRVEPKDEVEAVFTSEQLNRLVEDAGQAGFLDPEEQERLEDALELGSRPVTDVLLDRESLVTVGLSVTPGQVVALTARTGYSRFPVCAENGAFMGYLHVKDVLDLEDSDRAVPQQIWRPMTTLRSELPLDDALTVMRRAATHLAQVADASGRVLGLVALEDVLELLVGEVRDPAHRTAPETQQTQQVTTLAEPVPSGAPEEALAS is encoded by the coding sequence ATGAGCATGCTCCAACTCCTGTTCGCCGCCCTGCTCGTACTCGCCAACGGATTCTTCGTCGGCGCCGAGTTCGCCCTCGTCTCCGTACGCCGCAGCCAGATCGAACCGCTTGGCACCGCACGCGCCCGGCAGGTCATGTACGGCCTGGAGAACCTGCCGCAGATGATGGCGGCCGCCCAGTTCGGCATCACCGTCTGCTCCTTGACGCTGGGCGCCGTCGCCGAGCCCACCGTGGCCCACCTCCTGGAGCCCGTCTTCCACGCGGTGCACCTGCCGGAGGGTGCGATCCACCCCCTCGGCTACGTCCTCGCCCTCGCCGTGGTCGTTTTCCTCCACCTCGTCGTCGGCGAGATGCTGCCGAAGAACCTGGCGATGGCCGCGCCGGAGAAGACCGCTCTGTGGCTCAGCCCCGGCCTGGTCGCCTTCGCCCGGCTGTGCAAGCCGGTCACCTCGGGCCTCGGCGCCTGCTCCCGCCTGATCCTCAGGCTCTTCCGGGTCGAGCCGAAGGACGAGGTCGAGGCCGTCTTCACCAGCGAGCAGCTCAACCGGCTGGTGGAGGACGCGGGCCAGGCCGGGTTCCTCGACCCCGAGGAGCAGGAACGCCTGGAGGACGCCCTCGAGCTGGGCTCCCGCCCCGTCACGGATGTGCTTCTGGACCGTGAGTCACTGGTGACGGTCGGCCTCTCGGTCACCCCGGGCCAGGTCGTCGCACTCACCGCCCGCACCGGCTACTCCCGTTTCCCGGTGTGCGCGGAGAACGGCGCCTTCATGGGCTATCTGCACGTGAAGGACGTACTCGACCTGGAGGACTCCGACCGGGCCGTGCCGCAGCAGATCTGGCGCCCGATGACGACCCTGCGCTCGGAGCTCCCGCTGGACGACGCCCTGACCGTGATGCGCCGCGCCGCGACGCACCTCGCCCAGGTCGCCGACGCCTCAGGCCGCGTACTCGGCTTGGTCGCCCTGGAGGACGTACTGGAACTCCTGGTCGGCGAGGTACGCGACCCGGCGCACCGGACCGCCCCGGAGACCCAGCAGACTCAGCAGGTGACGACGCTGGCGGAGCCCGTCCCGAGCGGTGCCCCTGAGGAGGCTCTGGCGAGCTGA
- a CDS encoding AAA family ATPase, which yields MDFGTQGPEAPADLAWLRGVDAYTMGAYPQAEEEFRAAVRIDPGMADGWLGLHALRIDTTTALLRMFRHRERFGEQRARHRRTLNSWYWLGWWVQPVLESPRDLLLAHASHWLDGRHVPELDRALAGLPPVDADRQVRFLHACRAYLVKDWEQLARHTDPLIDDPMLGIEAGLFGGMARVRLEMYGQAEPLLSAALMRCRSEQPQRKELRYWLARAHEGTGRSAAALPLYRAVHRVDPAFMDTSARLAAISEGDGYDDAADLAAITLTGVQDMIDGPDGVDALFGAEGRDLKLSEADLPPPGGLSPDADTVREKAIVPVRPSHPPTGPTDPGLLEEALAELERMVGLEPVKRQVKALSAQLNMARLRAGQGLPVQPPKRHFVFSGPSGTGKTTVARILGRVFYALGLLGGDHLVEAQRADLVGEYLGQTAVKANELIDSAIGGVLFVDEAYSLSNSGYGKGDAYGDEALQVLLKRAEDNRDHLVVILAGYPEGMDRLLAANPGLSSRFTTRVDFPSYRPLELTSIGEVLAAENGDVWDEEALDELRSISGHVVDQGWIDELGNGRFLRTLYEKSCAYRDLRLSGYTGELTRDDLSTLRLPDLMQAYGEVLSGRGPQDPSAL from the coding sequence ATGGACTTCGGCACGCAGGGCCCCGAGGCCCCGGCCGACCTCGCCTGGCTGCGAGGTGTGGACGCCTACACGATGGGGGCCTATCCGCAGGCGGAGGAGGAGTTCCGCGCGGCGGTCCGGATCGACCCGGGGATGGCCGACGGCTGGCTCGGGCTGCACGCACTGCGCATCGACACCACCACCGCGCTGCTGCGGATGTTCCGGCACCGCGAGCGCTTCGGGGAACAGCGCGCCCGCCACCGGCGCACGCTCAACTCCTGGTACTGGCTGGGCTGGTGGGTGCAGCCCGTCCTGGAGAGCCCGCGCGATCTGCTGCTCGCGCACGCCTCGCACTGGCTCGACGGACGTCATGTCCCGGAGCTGGACCGGGCGCTCGCGGGACTGCCGCCGGTGGACGCCGACCGGCAGGTGCGGTTTCTGCACGCCTGCCGGGCCTACCTCGTCAAGGACTGGGAGCAGCTGGCCCGGCACACCGATCCGCTGATCGACGATCCGATGCTCGGCATCGAGGCCGGGCTCTTCGGCGGCATGGCGCGCGTACGCCTGGAGATGTACGGGCAGGCCGAGCCTCTGCTGTCGGCGGCGCTGATGCGTTGTCGCAGCGAGCAGCCGCAGCGCAAGGAACTGCGGTACTGGCTGGCGCGGGCGCATGAGGGCACCGGACGGTCGGCGGCGGCGCTGCCCCTGTACCGGGCGGTGCACCGGGTCGACCCCGCCTTCATGGACACCTCGGCGCGGCTCGCGGCGATCTCCGAGGGCGACGGGTACGACGACGCGGCGGATCTCGCGGCGATCACGCTCACCGGCGTCCAGGACATGATCGACGGACCGGATGGTGTGGACGCATTGTTCGGTGCGGAGGGCCGGGATCTCAAGCTTTCCGAGGCCGATCTGCCGCCGCCGGGCGGGCTGTCGCCGGATGCCGACACGGTCCGCGAGAAGGCCATAGTGCCGGTCCGGCCTTCGCATCCGCCGACCGGCCCCACCGATCCTGGGTTGCTGGAGGAGGCGCTCGCCGAGCTGGAGCGGATGGTCGGCCTGGAGCCGGTGAAGCGCCAGGTGAAAGCGCTGTCCGCGCAGTTGAACATGGCTCGGCTGCGTGCCGGCCAGGGCCTGCCTGTGCAGCCGCCGAAGCGGCACTTCGTGTTCTCGGGCCCTTCCGGCACCGGCAAGACCACTGTGGCCCGCATCCTGGGCCGGGTCTTCTACGCACTCGGGCTGCTCGGCGGCGACCACCTCGTGGAGGCCCAGCGCGCCGACCTGGTGGGCGAGTACCTCGGCCAGACCGCTGTGAAGGCGAACGAACTGATCGACTCCGCGATCGGCGGCGTCCTCTTCGTCGACGAGGCGTACTCGCTGTCCAACTCCGGCTACGGCAAGGGCGACGCCTACGGCGACGAGGCGCTGCAGGTGCTGCTCAAGCGCGCCGAGGACAACCGCGACCACCTGGTGGTGATCCTCGCCGGGTACCCGGAGGGCATGGACCGCCTGCTCGCCGCCAACCCCGGGCTTTCGTCCCGCTTCACGACCCGCGTCGACTTCCCCTCGTACCGTCCCCTCGAACTCACCTCGATCGGCGAGGTGCTGGCCGCCGAGAACGGCGACGTATGGGACGAGGAGGCGCTCGACGAGCTGCGCTCCATCAGCGGGCATGTCGTCGACCAGGGCTGGATCGACGAACTCGGCAACGGCCGCTTCCTGCGCACCCTGTACGAGAAGAGCTGCGCCTACCGCGATCTGCGGCTGTCCGGCTACACCGGCGAGCTGACCCGCGACGACCTGTCCACCCTCCGCCTGCCGGACCTGATGCAGGCGTACGGCGAGGTGTTGTCGGGCCGCGGGCCCCAGGATCCGTCGGCGCTGTGA
- a CDS encoding uridine kinase family protein codes for MHTSPDALASRLRRLPPSCGPVRLIGVDGHAGSGKTTFAGRLAEALGGAPLLHLDDIATHEELFAWTERLLRDVVEPLSRGERAHYRAYDWLARRFGPVRALPPAPVVLVEGVGAGRRALRPFLACLLWMESAPEDAWARGRQRDGAEQSDFWEGWVVAERRHFADDPSRPFADLLVRGFSEGFEVLKGPAGTAGPDQIVTHRDGSSPVC; via the coding sequence GTGCACACCTCGCCCGATGCCCTCGCCTCCCGCCTCCGCCGACTGCCGCCTTCCTGCGGCCCCGTCCGCCTGATCGGCGTCGACGGGCACGCGGGCTCCGGAAAGACGACGTTCGCGGGGCGGCTGGCCGAGGCGCTGGGCGGTGCACCCCTACTGCACCTCGATGACATCGCCACCCACGAGGAACTGTTCGCGTGGACGGAACGGCTGCTCCGGGACGTCGTAGAGCCGCTGAGCCGCGGTGAACGGGCGCACTACCGGGCGTACGACTGGCTGGCGCGCCGCTTCGGGCCGGTCCGCGCCCTGCCGCCCGCGCCCGTGGTGCTCGTCGAAGGCGTGGGCGCGGGACGCCGAGCGTTGCGGCCGTTTCTGGCGTGCCTGCTGTGGATGGAGTCCGCGCCCGAGGACGCCTGGGCGCGAGGCCGGCAGCGGGATGGTGCGGAGCAGAGCGACTTCTGGGAAGGGTGGGTCGTCGCCGAGCGCCGCCACTTCGCCGATGACCCTTCTCGGCCCTTTGCCGATCTCTTGGTGCGGGGGTTTTCAGAGGGGTTTGAGGTGCTTAAGGGACCTGCTGGGACTGCTGGACCAGACCAGATTGTCACGCACCGTGACGGGTCATCGCCTGTGTGCTGA
- a CDS encoding peptidase C39 family protein: protein MTRAQQPSRRSLLAVAMAAAAAGAASPAAAAGSSARTAPAPSKAPSRQVDNRAWTSYADWRGGTAKGTRAVSGKRPGLVIATPAGRTDYADPHTGKTATWEYARWTSPVHRLAVPSTEVIASWNAHTPAGTWLQIELAGTYSDGTKTPWYVMGRWAADDQDIRRTSVDDQSDDKSSVWTDTFAIDDPASGLRLDSYRLRLTLYRKPGTKITPTVWRLGAMGSDIPDRFTVPASKPALAKELTVPRYSQETHIGQYPEYDNGGEAWCSPTSSQMIIEYWGRKPTAEDLAWVNPDFADPQVCHAARFTYDYQYEGCGNWPFNAAYAATYKDLQGVVTRLGSLGDLETLIAAGIPVITSQSFLESELPGAGYGTAGHLMTVIGFTADGDVIANDPNSPSNEAVRRVYQRRAWENIWLRTKRYNASGNVASGTGGVCYLYFPAHPTARQRKALAAVGVR from the coding sequence ATGACCAGAGCCCAACAGCCCTCCCGCAGAAGCCTCTTGGCCGTGGCGATGGCCGCGGCAGCGGCGGGCGCCGCGAGCCCGGCGGCCGCCGCCGGCTCCTCCGCCCGCACCGCGCCCGCCCCCTCGAAAGCGCCGTCCCGCCAGGTCGACAACCGCGCCTGGACCTCGTACGCCGACTGGCGCGGCGGCACCGCGAAGGGCACCCGAGCCGTCTCCGGGAAACGCCCCGGCCTGGTGATCGCGACCCCCGCGGGCCGCACCGACTACGCGGACCCGCACACCGGCAAGACGGCCACCTGGGAGTACGCGCGCTGGACCTCGCCCGTCCACCGCCTCGCCGTACCCTCGACCGAGGTCATCGCCTCCTGGAACGCGCACACTCCGGCCGGCACCTGGCTCCAGATCGAGCTGGCGGGCACCTACTCCGACGGCACCAAGACCCCCTGGTACGTGATGGGCCGCTGGGCGGCCGACGACCAGGACATCAGGCGGACCTCGGTGGACGACCAGAGCGACGACAAGAGCAGCGTCTGGACGGACACCTTCGCCATCGACGACCCGGCCTCCGGCCTGCGCCTCGACTCGTACCGGCTGCGGCTGACCTTGTACCGCAAGCCCGGCACGAAGATCACGCCGACCGTGTGGCGGCTTGGCGCGATGGGCTCCGACATCCCGGACCGCTTCACCGTCCCGGCCTCGAAGCCCGCACTCGCCAAGGAGCTGACGGTGCCGCGGTACTCGCAGGAGACCCACATCGGCCAGTACCCGGAGTACGACAACGGCGGCGAGGCCTGGTGCAGCCCCACCTCCTCGCAGATGATCATCGAGTACTGGGGGCGGAAGCCCACGGCCGAGGACCTGGCCTGGGTCAATCCCGACTTCGCGGATCCGCAGGTGTGCCATGCCGCCCGGTTCACCTACGACTACCAGTACGAGGGCTGCGGCAACTGGCCCTTCAACGCCGCGTACGCCGCCACGTACAAGGACCTGCAGGGCGTGGTGACGCGGCTCGGTTCACTCGGTGATCTGGAAACGCTGATCGCGGCGGGCATCCCGGTCATCACGTCCCAGTCGTTCCTCGAGTCGGAGCTGCCCGGAGCGGGATACGGCACCGCGGGCCATCTGATGACCGTCATCGGGTTCACGGCCGACGGTGACGTGATCGCCAACGACCCGAACTCACCGAGCAACGAGGCGGTGCGGCGGGTCTACCAGCGGCGCGCCTGGGAGAACATCTGGCTCCGTACCAAGAGGTACAACGCTTCCGGGAACGTGGCCTCCGGGACCGGCGGCGTCTGTTACCTCTACTTCCCGGCGCATCCCACGGCACGCCAGCGGAAGGCGCTGGCGGCGGTCGGCGTCCGCTGA
- a CDS encoding SCO1431 family membrane protein, whose translation MTANSATAGRPQTRTGGPDDDGSKIVEHLAGWTLVVVLAMLVTQLGMI comes from the coding sequence ATGACCGCGAACTCCGCCACCGCCGGACGCCCTCAGACCCGTACCGGCGGCCCCGACGACGACGGCTCGAAGATCGTCGAGCACCTTGCCGGCTGGACCCTCGTGGTGGTGCTCGCGATGCTCGTCACACAGCTCGGAATGATCTGA
- a CDS encoding TetR/AcrR family transcriptional regulator, which yields MNQSQRHGDRPHARGTDRSLARRAELIAIGRKLFADTSYDTLSMDDIAKQAHVAKGLIYYYFKSKRGYYLAIIEDSVADLISRAAGGLELPPEERVHRTIDSYLRHAEQHQAAYRAIITGGVGFDAEVLAIRDGVREAIIETIAEGAYGRRKVAALPRTALLGWLCSVEGATLDWIDHQALSRDVMRELLVKMLGGALRVIEDLDPSYPAPEAARQV from the coding sequence TTGAACCAAAGTCAACGGCACGGCGACCGCCCACACGCACGCGGCACCGACCGCTCCTTGGCCCGACGTGCCGAACTCATCGCGATCGGTCGGAAGTTATTCGCCGACACGTCCTACGACACCCTGTCGATGGATGACATCGCCAAGCAGGCACATGTCGCCAAGGGCTTGATCTACTACTACTTCAAGTCCAAGCGCGGCTACTACCTGGCGATCATCGAGGACTCGGTGGCCGACCTGATCTCCCGCGCGGCCGGCGGCCTCGAACTGCCGCCCGAGGAACGGGTCCACCGCACCATCGACAGCTATCTGCGTCACGCCGAGCAGCACCAGGCCGCGTACCGCGCGATCATCACCGGCGGCGTCGGCTTCGATGCCGAGGTCCTCGCCATCCGCGACGGCGTGCGCGAAGCCATCATCGAGACCATCGCCGAGGGAGCGTACGGCAGGCGCAAGGTCGCCGCGCTGCCCCGCACGGCGCTGCTCGGCTGGCTGTGCAGTGTCGAGGGCGCCACCCTCGACTGGATCGACCACCAGGCGCTCTCGCGCGACGTGATGCGTGAACTGCTGGTGAAGATGCTCGGCGGCGCCCTTCGGGTGATCGAGGACCTCGACCCCTCGTATCCGGCGCCCGAGGCCGCCCGCCAGGTCTGA
- a CDS encoding glycoside hydrolase family 18 protein, which produces MLRPQRPHARFRTLLSALCCAVLGAGLLAGAGPATASQDAKASDSAGKSPSKAADGSKVIGYFAEWGTYQRQYFVKNIDTSGSADRLTHINYAFGNVTGGKCAMGDSYAATERTYTAAESVDGVADTWDQPLRGTFNQLRKLKKKHPDLKILWSFGGWTWSGGFTEAAKNPAAFAQSCYDLVENSKWADVFDGIDIDWEYPNACGLTCDTSGREAYGNLMSAVRAKFGGSSLVTAAIPADATSGGKIEATDYAGAAQYVDWYLPMTYDFFGAFDATGPTAPHSPLTSYPGIPKAEFHSSATIAKLKGLGIPASKLLLGIGFYGRGWTGVTQEAPGGSATGPAAGTYEQGIDDYKVLKSKCPATGTVGGTAYAKCGSDWWSYDTPSTIAGKMAYKNEQGLGGTFFWELSGDTSDGQLIKAIN; this is translated from the coding sequence ATGCTCAGACCGCAACGTCCCCACGCCCGCTTCCGGACACTCCTCTCCGCCCTGTGCTGCGCCGTCCTCGGTGCGGGACTGCTCGCCGGCGCGGGCCCCGCAACGGCCTCGCAAGATGCCAAGGCGTCAGACTCGGCAGGGAAATCGCCGAGCAAAGCCGCCGACGGCTCCAAGGTCATCGGCTACTTCGCCGAATGGGGCACCTACCAGCGCCAGTACTTCGTCAAGAACATCGACACGTCCGGCTCGGCGGACAGGCTCACCCACATCAACTACGCCTTCGGCAACGTCACCGGCGGCAAGTGCGCCATGGGCGACTCCTACGCGGCGACGGAACGGACGTACACCGCGGCCGAGTCCGTCGACGGCGTCGCCGACACCTGGGACCAGCCCTTGCGCGGCACCTTCAACCAGCTGCGTAAGCTGAAGAAGAAGCACCCGGACCTCAAGATCCTCTGGTCCTTCGGGGGCTGGACCTGGTCCGGCGGCTTCACCGAGGCCGCCAAGAATCCGGCCGCCTTCGCCCAGTCCTGCTACGACCTGGTCGAGAACTCCAAGTGGGCGGACGTCTTCGACGGGATCGACATCGACTGGGAGTACCCGAACGCCTGCGGTCTGACCTGCGACACCAGCGGCCGCGAGGCGTACGGGAACCTGATGTCGGCGGTGCGCGCGAAGTTCGGCGGCTCCTCGCTGGTCACGGCGGCGATCCCGGCCGACGCCACCAGCGGCGGCAAGATCGAGGCGACGGACTACGCGGGTGCCGCGCAGTACGTCGACTGGTATCTCCCGATGACGTACGACTTCTTCGGCGCCTTTGACGCGACCGGTCCGACGGCTCCGCACTCGCCGCTGACCTCGTATCCGGGGATTCCGAAGGCGGAGTTCCACTCCTCCGCGACGATCGCCAAGCTCAAGGGACTCGGCATCCCGGCCTCCAAGCTGCTGCTCGGCATCGGCTTCTACGGGCGCGGCTGGACCGGTGTCACCCAGGAGGCGCCCGGCGGCTCCGCCACCGGTCCGGCGGCGGGGACGTACGAGCAGGGCATCGACGACTACAAGGTGCTCAAGTCGAAGTGCCCGGCGACGGGCACGGTCGGTGGCACGGCGTACGCCAAGTGCGGCAGCGACTGGTGGAGTTACGACACCCCGTCGACCATCGCAGGGAAGATGGCCTACAAGAACGAGCAGGGCCTGGGAGGCACGTTCTTCTGGGAACTGAGCGGTGACACCTCGGACGGCCAGCTGATCAAGGCGATCAACTAG